One Flavobacterium sp. 90 DNA segment encodes these proteins:
- a CDS encoding head GIN domain-containing protein, whose translation MIKIIIHITKFIVVTLTALLFASCNLNMNTIEGSGNVTTEKRIVQGDFKNIRVSNAIDLVIEQSDSTSITVEADDNLQKEIETTVENGTLVIRCKFNSFRNISQKKVTVKMPVINKIEASSAASVASKNVIQGQDIELETSSAATMDVNVESDNISCITSSGSSITIEGKALKTIARASSGSSVNAGKLFANEIEADASSGGNLEVHPILSLKAGASSGGSINYNNAPKTIEKTASSGGSISQG comes from the coding sequence ATGATAAAAATAATCATTCATATTACGAAATTTATTGTTGTTACATTAACCGCATTATTATTTGCTTCATGTAATTTAAACATGAATACTATTGAAGGAAGTGGAAATGTAACGACCGAGAAAAGAATTGTTCAGGGAGATTTTAAAAATATCAGAGTGAGCAATGCGATCGATTTAGTTATCGAACAATCCGATTCTACTTCAATTACTGTAGAAGCTGATGATAACTTGCAGAAAGAAATTGAAACTACGGTTGAAAATGGAACTTTAGTAATTAGATGTAAATTCAATTCTTTCCGTAACATCTCTCAAAAAAAGGTGACTGTTAAAATGCCTGTTATTAACAAAATAGAAGCTTCAAGCGCTGCATCTGTAGCGAGTAAAAATGTTATTCAGGGACAAGATATAGAATTAGAAACATCAAGTGCCGCAACAATGGATGTAAATGTAGAATCAGACAACATTTCATGTATAACAAGCAGCGGAAGTTCTATTACAATCGAAGGGAAAGCTTTAAAAACAATTGCAAGAGCTTCAAGCGGATCTAGTGTAAATGCAGGTAAATTATTCGCAAATGAAATTGAAGCAGATGCTTCAAGCGGAGGAAATCTGGAAGTTCACCCTATTTTGAGTCTGAAAGCCGGTGCATCAAGTGGAGGAAGTATTAATTATAACAATGCTCCTAAAACAATTGAAAAAACTGCTAGTTCAGGAGGAAGCATTAGTCAGGGCTAA
- a CDS encoding PspC domain-containing protein: protein MNKTVNINLGGMFFHIDEDAYLKLTRYFDAIKRSLNNSSGQDEIIKDIEMRVSELLTEKQKSEKHVVGLKDVDEVIAVMGQPEDYIIEDEEKPNQSFNDYGTRKHKKLYRDKEKGMIGGVATGLGHYFGIDAVWIKIIFLVFVFAGFGTGILAYFVLWVVTPEAITTSEKLEMTGEPVTISNIEKKVREEIENLSDKFKNADYDAMGNQVKSGAERISSSFGDFVMTVFKIFAKFLGVILIISGISVLIALLIGVFTLGTNIFIDFPWQNFVEAGNFTDYPIWSFGLLMFFAIGIPFFFLTLLGFKLLSPNLKSIGNITKYTLLAIWIIAITIAISIGIKQATELSYDNKTIEKKEITVRAEDTLYVKFRYNDYYAKSLNQHRDFEFVQDSANNQLIYSTDVRLHVLHTDKPTAYLQIEKSARGNSFINARQRAEKINYKYQINGNHLVLDNYFLTDVKNKFRGQEVDVYLYLPEGQLFKPDASVQDYDDSDNDFFNLHFSGDYNYKVEGSKIKCLNCPAEENEYNDGDNDGDNDYEYDDEGRIINNDTVKEVSIKINGKEVLNGKKTSGKLTTDKNGVIIKIN, encoded by the coding sequence ATGAACAAAACAGTAAATATTAACTTAGGCGGTATGTTTTTTCACATCGATGAAGACGCATATTTAAAATTGACACGCTATTTTGACGCTATAAAACGATCACTTAACAACTCGTCTGGTCAAGATGAAATTATTAAAGATATCGAAATGCGTGTTTCTGAATTATTAACAGAAAAACAAAAAAGTGAAAAACATGTTGTAGGCTTAAAAGACGTTGACGAAGTGATTGCGGTTATGGGACAACCTGAGGACTACATTATTGAAGACGAAGAAAAACCAAATCAGTCTTTTAATGATTACGGTACAAGAAAACATAAAAAATTATACCGTGATAAAGAAAAAGGTATGATTGGTGGTGTTGCAACAGGTTTAGGACATTATTTTGGAATTGACGCTGTTTGGATTAAAATCATATTCTTAGTATTTGTTTTCGCAGGTTTTGGAACAGGTATTTTAGCTTATTTTGTTCTTTGGGTTGTAACTCCGGAAGCGATTACAACTTCTGAGAAATTGGAAATGACTGGAGAACCGGTTACAATTTCGAACATCGAAAAAAAGGTTCGTGAAGAAATTGAAAACTTATCTGATAAATTCAAAAATGCAGATTATGATGCAATGGGAAACCAGGTAAAGTCGGGAGCTGAGAGAATAAGTAGTTCATTTGGAGACTTTGTTATGACGGTTTTTAAAATCTTTGCTAAATTTTTAGGAGTAATCTTAATCATATCAGGAATTAGTGTTTTGATCGCATTATTGATTGGAGTTTTTACTTTGGGAACAAACATCTTTATTGATTTTCCCTGGCAAAACTTTGTAGAAGCCGGAAACTTTACTGATTACCCAATCTGGTCATTTGGTTTATTGATGTTCTTTGCAATTGGAATTCCGTTTTTCTTTTTGACTCTTTTAGGTTTCAAATTGTTATCTCCAAACTTAAAATCAATTGGAAACATAACAAAATATACTTTGTTGGCAATCTGGATTATCGCAATTACAATCGCAATAAGTATTGGAATTAAACAAGCAACAGAACTTTCTTATGACAACAAAACGATTGAGAAAAAAGAAATCACTGTTCGTGCAGAAGATACTCTTTATGTAAAATTCAGATACAATGATTACTACGCTAAAAGCCTTAATCAACATAGAGATTTTGAATTTGTTCAGGATTCTGCCAACAATCAATTGATTTATTCTACTGACGTTCGTTTACATGTTTTGCATACTGATAAACCAACTGCGTATCTACAAATAGAGAAAAGCGCAAGAGGAAATTCATTTATAAATGCAAGACAAAGAGCTGAAAAAATCAACTATAAATATCAAATCAATGGTAATCATTTAGTTCTTGATAATTACTTTTTAACAGATGTAAAAAACAAATTTAGAGGTCAGGAAGTTGATGTATATTTGTACTTGCCAGAAGGACAATTGTTTAAACCAGATGCTTCAGTTCAGGATTATGACGACTCTGACAATGATTTTTTCAACTTACACTTTAGCGGAGACTATAACTATAAAGTTGAAGGATCAAAAATTAAATGTCTAAACTGTCCAGCAGAAGAAAATGAATATAATGACGGAGACAACGATGGAGACAATGATTATGAATACGACGATGAAGGCAGAATAATTAACAACGATACTGTAAAAGAAGTATCGATTAAAATAAATGGAAAAGAAGTTTTAAACGGAAAAAAAACATCAGGAAAATTAACCACTGATAAAAACGGAGTTATAATCAAAATTAACTAA
- a CDS encoding PadR family transcriptional regulator, giving the protein MNIENTKAQMRKGVLEFCILSVLKEKDAYTSEILDTLKNAKLLVVEGTVYPLLTRLKNDGLLNYRWEESTSGPPRKYYGLTEIGQTFLKELSGTWTELSDAVNLITNQNQ; this is encoded by the coding sequence ATGAACATTGAAAACACAAAAGCACAGATGCGCAAAGGTGTTCTTGAGTTTTGCATCTTATCAGTATTGAAAGAAAAAGACGCTTATACATCAGAGATATTAGACACTTTAAAAAACGCAAAATTACTAGTTGTTGAGGGAACAGTTTACCCGCTTTTGACTAGGCTGAAAAACGACGGTTTGCTAAATTATCGTTGGGAAGAATCAACCTCTGGGCCACCACGAAAATATTATGGATTAACCGAAATAGGACAAACATTTTTAAAAGAACTTAGCGGAACCTGGACAGAATTGTCTGACGCCGTAAATCTAATCACCAATCAAAATCAATAA
- a CDS encoding DUF4870 domain-containing protein: METTTPLIMETSSERNTATFTHLSTLSQYIIPFGNYIFPILIWSSYKDKSEFVNHHGKQALNFQLSVLLYTLILALIAIPIFIAVVFQNLPVEAIFNNDDFYIRNFNFQGNIGLLSIGATAVVLFGVLKFVEFFLVIYASIKASNGELYKYPLTINFIK, from the coding sequence ATGGAAACAACAACACCACTCATCATGGAAACATCATCAGAAAGAAACACTGCAACGTTCACACATTTAAGTACTTTGAGTCAGTATATTATTCCGTTTGGGAATTATATTTTTCCAATATTGATCTGGTCGAGCTACAAAGACAAATCAGAATTTGTAAATCACCACGGAAAACAAGCGCTAAATTTTCAGTTAAGCGTATTGCTTTACACTTTGATTTTGGCTTTAATCGCAATTCCGATTTTTATCGCTGTTGTTTTTCAAAATCTTCCAGTGGAAGCTATTTTTAACAATGACGATTTTTATATTAGAAATTTTAATTTTCAAGGAAACATTGGATTATTAAGTATTGGAGCGACAGCAGTAGTGCTTTTTGGAGTATTAAAATTTGTTGAATTCTTTTTAGTGATTTATGCTTCTATAAAAGCTTCAAACGGAGAATTGTATAAATATCCTTTGACAATCAATTTTATAAAGTAA
- a CDS encoding DUF4442 domain-containing protein, whose protein sequence is MAISVSKLNKFVLFKLPSAYICGVRVKAIDEDRCVVSVKHRWINQNPFNSMYFAVQAMAAELTTGALVISQIQQSGKKISMLVANNKGNFTKKATGRITFVCNDGHLIAEAIQRTIATGEGQTFWMKSIGTNEEGVQVSEMDFEWSVRIK, encoded by the coding sequence ATGGCAATTTCAGTTTCCAAACTCAACAAATTTGTATTATTCAAATTACCATCAGCATACATTTGTGGTGTACGTGTAAAAGCAATCGACGAAGACAGATGCGTTGTGAGTGTAAAACACAGATGGATTAATCAGAATCCTTTTAATTCGATGTACTTTGCAGTTCAGGCAATGGCAGCTGAGTTAACAACAGGAGCTTTAGTGATTTCTCAAATTCAGCAAAGCGGAAAAAAAATCTCAATGTTGGTTGCCAATAATAAAGGAAACTTCACCAAAAAAGCTACCGGAAGAATAACATTCGTTTGTAACGACGGACATTTAATCGCCGAAGCAATCCAAAGAACAATCGCAACAGGCGAGGGGCAAACCTTCTGGATGAAATCTATTGGAACAAATGAAGAAGGCGTTCAGGTCTCAGAAATGGATTTTGAATGGAGCGTAAGAATTAAATAG
- a CDS encoding multicopper oxidase domain-containing protein: protein MKLYTILIAFLIAFSTNAQKVVRYDLHVRDTIVNFSGKQKRALTVNGQIPMPTLTFTEGDIAEIYVHNDLKNEDTALHWHGLFLPNKEDGVPYLTQMPIKPGTTHKYTFPIIQNGTYWYHSHSGLQEQIGLYGIFIINKKKDDPTFRKGIDDLPTIPIILSEWTDLKPENVQRMLHNANDWFAIKKGTTQSYAEAIKKGQFSTKVTNEWKRMNAMDVSDVYYEKFLINGKNEDQLSQFKAGDKVRLRIANGGASSYFWLTYGGGKITVVASDGNDVEPVEVDRLIIAVSETYDIVVTIPEDHKSFAFLATAEDRTGSASLFLGEGTKQPVKHLPKLKYFEGMKMMNDMMKMNGEMNDMGMKMSLNKMDMNAVMYPEISGEEESAKPEDHSMHNMEGMKMDDMKMSSDSTETAEITTLNYAMLKSPTVTTLPKDAPVKELRFELSGNMNRYVWSLDNKVISETDKILIKKGENVRITLYNGSMMRHPMHLHGHDFRIINEHGEYSPLKNVIDIMPMETDTIEFQANADGDWFFHCHILYHMMAGMGRIFTYENSAPNPLIHHPEMAYKMLKMDDRMFHFMAENDFASNGNDGEAMFSNTRWSIGTEWRLGYNNEHGYETETHIGRYIGKMQWFMPFIGFDWRYRRMGMDEQEQNMFGQKNTKDNRSVFSAGMEYTLPMLVKAQVEVYTDGNVRVQFERKDIPLSRRLRMNLMWNTDKEYMAGLKYIVGRNFGITTHYDSDMGVGFGLNLNY, encoded by the coding sequence ATGAAACTATATACTATTCTTATTGCCTTTTTGATTGCCTTTAGTACAAATGCTCAAAAAGTAGTTCGTTACGATTTACACGTTCGCGATACGATTGTTAATTTTTCGGGAAAGCAAAAACGTGCACTTACCGTAAATGGACAAATTCCAATGCCAACTTTGACTTTTACTGAAGGTGATATTGCGGAGATTTATGTTCATAACGATTTAAAAAACGAAGATACAGCGCTACATTGGCACGGATTATTTCTGCCAAATAAAGAAGATGGAGTTCCGTATTTGACTCAAATGCCCATAAAACCAGGAACAACACATAAATATACTTTTCCAATTATCCAAAACGGAACTTATTGGTACCACAGTCATTCGGGATTGCAGGAACAAATAGGTTTGTACGGAATTTTTATTATTAATAAGAAGAAAGATGATCCAACTTTTAGAAAAGGAATTGATGATTTACCAACAATTCCGATTATTCTAAGCGAATGGACAGATCTTAAACCTGAGAATGTGCAACGAATGCTTCATAATGCCAACGATTGGTTTGCCATAAAAAAAGGAACAACTCAAAGTTATGCCGAAGCAATCAAGAAAGGGCAATTCTCGACAAAAGTTACCAACGAATGGAAACGCATGAATGCCATGGATGTGAGTGATGTTTATTATGAAAAGTTTTTAATTAACGGAAAAAATGAAGATCAGCTTTCGCAATTTAAAGCGGGCGATAAAGTCAGATTGCGAATTGCAAACGGTGGTGCTTCGAGTTATTTCTGGCTGACTTATGGTGGCGGAAAAATAACGGTTGTTGCCAGCGACGGAAACGATGTTGAACCTGTAGAAGTCGACCGATTAATTATTGCAGTTTCTGAAACTTATGATATTGTCGTGACGATTCCGGAAGATCATAAATCCTTTGCTTTTTTGGCTACAGCCGAAGACAGAACCGGATCTGCTTCCTTATTTTTAGGCGAAGGAACGAAACAGCCTGTAAAACATCTTCCGAAATTGAAATATTTTGAAGGTATGAAAATGATGAATGATATGATGAAGATGAACGGCGAAATGAATGATATGGGTATGAAAATGTCTCTGAACAAAATGGACATGAATGCTGTAATGTATCCTGAAATTTCGGGCGAAGAGGAATCTGCAAAACCTGAAGATCATTCGATGCATAATATGGAAGGCATGAAAATGGACGATATGAAAATGTCAAGCGATTCTACCGAAACCGCCGAAATTACAACCTTAAATTACGCAATGCTAAAATCTCCAACTGTAACAACTTTGCCTAAAGATGCGCCGGTAAAAGAATTACGTTTTGAATTGTCCGGAAATATGAACCGTTATGTTTGGAGTTTAGACAATAAAGTGATTTCTGAAACGGATAAAATTTTAATCAAAAAAGGCGAAAACGTTCGTATTACATTATACAATGGTTCGATGATGCGTCACCCGATGCATTTACACGGGCATGATTTTAGGATTATTAACGAACATGGCGAATATTCTCCGCTAAAAAACGTAATTGATATTATGCCAATGGAAACCGATACAATCGAATTTCAGGCTAATGCCGATGGCGATTGGTTTTTTCACTGTCATATATTATATCATATGATGGCGGGAATGGGACGTATTTTTACTTATGAAAATTCAGCTCCAAATCCGTTGATTCATCATCCTGAAATGGCTTATAAAATGCTAAAAATGGATGATCGAATGTTCCATTTTATGGCTGAGAATGATTTTGCCTCAAACGGAAATGACGGTGAAGCAATGTTTAGCAACACGCGTTGGAGCATTGGAACGGAATGGAGATTGGGTTATAATAATGAACACGGTTATGAAACTGAAACGCATATTGGTAGATATATTGGTAAAATGCAATGGTTTATGCCTTTTATAGGTTTTGATTGGCGCTATCGAAGAATGGGAATGGACGAACAGGAACAAAATATGTTCGGGCAAAAGAATACTAAAGACAATCGATCTGTTTTTAGTGCCGGTATGGAATATACTTTGCCAATGCTCGTAAAAGCACAAGTTGAGGTTTACACCGATGGAAATGTGAGGGTTCAATTTGAACGAAAAGATATTCCGCTCTCGAGACGTTTGCGAATGAACTTAATGTGGAATACGGATAAAGAATACATGGCGGGTCTAAAATATATTGTTGGCAGAAACTTTGGAATTACTACACATTATGATAGCGATATGGGAGTTGGCTTTGGATTGAATCTGAATTATTAA
- a CDS encoding heavy metal translocating P-type ATPase, producing MTHQYIISGMSCDGCRKKVEKTLNTIEGIQAEVTLNPPLATITMEKHVATEKFQEALTEAGKYTIEMTSSKHTSEAPAKSCCSSNKKENHEGHHHKKETAVIHNHNTTGVFYCPMHCEGDKTYNKPGDCPVCGMDLVPEVAIKTTQFTCPMHPEVVSNEPGDCPICGMDLVPMQASESEENKTYTDLLKKMKIAILFTLPIFIISMSEMIPDNPLYKLMSIENWNWVQFLFSIPVLFYAGWMFFVRAYKSIITWNLNMFTLIGIGTSVAFLFSVAGMFFPDIFPSEFKSHHGTIHLYFEAATVIITLVLLGQLLEAKAHGQTNGAIKALLKLAPTEATLVENGTDKVISIHNIKKGDFLRVKPGEKIPVDGKITIGESSIDEAMITGEPIPVDKKVGDSVIAGTINGNKSFVMIAEKVGSETLLSQIIQMVNDASRSRAPIQKLADRVAKYFVPTVVIISIITFFVWAKFGPEPAYIYGLINAIAVLIIACPCALGLATPMSVMVGVGKGAQFGILIKNAEALENMSKIDVLITDKTGTITEGKPSVEKIYAVNNNEDLLLQNIASLNQHSEHPLAQAVVNFAKAKNQTILDVPDFEAVAGKGVIGTVNNSKVALGNKKLMIQVGASISDDIENKIIAEQNLGKTVSYIAVDKVVLGYVTITDAIKENSVKAIKDLIDQGVEVIMMTGDNGNTAKAVANQLHLSSFKADCLPEDKLKEIQRLQSEGKIVAMAGDGINDAPALAQANIGIAMGTGTDVAIESAKITLVKGDLNGIVKAKKLSFSVMQNIKQNLFFAFIYNVLGVPIAAGILYPVFGILLSPMLAALAMSLSSVSVIVNALRLRNLKL from the coding sequence ATGACGCATCAATATATAATTTCAGGAATGTCGTGCGATGGATGTCGTAAAAAAGTCGAGAAAACTTTGAATACGATTGAAGGAATTCAAGCCGAAGTAACTTTAAATCCTCCATTGGCAACTATAACAATGGAAAAACATGTTGCAACTGAAAAATTTCAAGAAGCTTTAACCGAAGCCGGAAAGTATACTATTGAAATGACATCGTCTAAACATACCTCAGAAGCTCCCGCCAAATCATGCTGTTCCAGTAATAAGAAAGAAAATCACGAAGGACATCATCACAAAAAAGAAACAGCTGTAATTCACAATCATAATACAACAGGAGTTTTTTATTGTCCGATGCATTGTGAAGGCGACAAAACCTATAACAAACCGGGAGATTGTCCCGTTTGCGGAATGGATTTAGTTCCGGAAGTTGCCATAAAGACAACTCAATTTACTTGTCCAATGCATCCGGAAGTTGTTTCGAATGAACCTGGTGATTGTCCAATTTGCGGAATGGATTTGGTGCCAATGCAAGCTTCTGAATCTGAAGAAAACAAAACTTATACCGACTTATTAAAGAAAATGAAGATTGCGATTTTATTCACACTTCCTATCTTTATTATTTCAATGTCAGAAATGATTCCTGATAATCCGCTGTATAAACTAATGTCTATAGAAAACTGGAATTGGGTTCAATTCTTATTTTCAATTCCGGTACTTTTTTATGCTGGATGGATGTTTTTTGTTCGCGCTTACAAATCAATTATCACTTGGAACCTAAATATGTTCACGCTTATTGGGATCGGGACAAGTGTTGCTTTTTTATTCAGCGTTGCGGGAATGTTCTTTCCAGATATTTTTCCATCTGAATTTAAATCACATCACGGAACCATTCATCTTTATTTTGAAGCTGCAACTGTTATTATAACATTGGTTTTATTAGGTCAATTATTAGAAGCAAAAGCGCACGGACAAACAAACGGAGCGATAAAAGCTTTACTAAAATTAGCTCCAACTGAAGCAACTTTGGTCGAAAACGGAACTGACAAAGTAATATCAATCCATAATATTAAAAAAGGAGATTTTCTTCGTGTAAAACCAGGAGAGAAAATTCCAGTCGACGGAAAAATTACCATCGGCGAAAGCAGCATTGATGAAGCTATGATTACCGGAGAACCAATTCCGGTGGATAAAAAAGTAGGTGATTCTGTAATTGCGGGAACTATAAACGGAAATAAATCATTTGTTATGATTGCCGAAAAAGTTGGTTCAGAAACTTTGCTTTCTCAAATTATACAAATGGTGAATGACGCAAGCCGTTCGAGAGCGCCAATCCAGAAACTGGCAGATCGTGTTGCCAAATATTTTGTTCCAACGGTTGTCATTATTTCGATTATAACGTTTTTCGTTTGGGCAAAATTTGGTCCGGAACCTGCTTATATCTACGGATTAATTAATGCGATTGCCGTTTTGATTATTGCTTGTCCTTGTGCTTTAGGATTAGCAACTCCAATGTCTGTAATGGTTGGAGTTGGTAAAGGAGCGCAATTCGGGATTTTGATAAAGAATGCCGAAGCCTTAGAAAACATGAGCAAAATAGATGTTTTGATCACGGATAAAACCGGAACTATTACTGAAGGAAAACCTTCTGTAGAAAAAATCTACGCCGTTAATAATAATGAAGATCTTTTGCTTCAAAATATTGCTTCATTAAATCAACATAGCGAGCATCCTTTGGCGCAAGCCGTAGTAAATTTTGCTAAAGCTAAAAACCAAACGATTCTTGATGTTCCGGATTTTGAAGCCGTTGCTGGAAAAGGTGTTATAGGAACGGTGAATAACTCAAAAGTAGCTTTAGGAAATAAAAAATTAATGATTCAGGTTGGTGCTTCGATTTCTGATGATATTGAAAATAAAATTATTGCCGAACAAAATCTGGGAAAAACGGTTTCTTACATCGCCGTTGACAAAGTTGTTTTGGGATATGTAACGATTACAGACGCGATTAAAGAAAATAGCGTAAAAGCAATCAAAGATTTAATCGATCAAGGTGTCGAAGTAATTATGATGACGGGCGATAATGGCAATACTGCAAAAGCAGTCGCTAATCAATTACACTTAAGTTCGTTTAAAGCCGATTGTCTTCCGGAAGATAAACTCAAAGAAATTCAGCGTTTGCAATCCGAAGGTAAAATTGTTGCCATGGCAGGTGACGGAATCAATGATGCTCCGGCTTTGGCTCAAGCCAATATTGGAATCGCAATGGGAACCGGAACTGATGTTGCTATCGAAAGTGCTAAAATTACATTGGTAAAAGGTGATTTAAACGGAATCGTAAAAGCTAAAAAACTAAGTTTTTCGGTGATGCAAAACATCAAACAAAATCTGTTTTTTGCCTTTATATATAATGTATTAGGCGTGCCAATTGCAGCGGGAATTTTATATCCTGTATTCGGGATTTTGCTTTCGCCGATGTTGGCTGCACTGGCAATGAGTTTGAGTTCCGTTTCCGTAATTGTAAACGCATTAAGATTGCGAAATCTAAAACTTTAA